In a single window of the Cucumis melo cultivar AY chromosome 11, USDA_Cmelo_AY_1.0, whole genome shotgun sequence genome:
- the LOC103498900 gene encoding hsp70 nucleotide exchange factor FES1 yields the protein MRRSLVVGLCLWFSLTLVIADANDSSLEGLIWSSAKEDSAAAAAPVVHDADGFDGGFSSLDSMLQWAIGHSDPAKLKDTAQDVKQLSPSEIKKRQEEIKDLIEELKLPSDAKLMQIAVDDLKNSSLSLEDRHRALQELLVLVEPIDNANDLDKLGGLAVLTRELNHVDPDVRKIAAWILGKASQNNPIVQKQVLELGALAKLVSMVKSDFVEEAIKALYAISSLVQNNLSGQKLFYAEAGETMLQDILSNSSMDIRLQKKAVFLASDLTVTQLEKPDEAERPFFGDRFFLKSVVNLIHSTDIDLQEKALIALKNLLLLRTTKAQVLKEFCGLDAALERMRMKLKVLMEEEDHRDYAMDVEDLRSQVEQIFLEKLGKVPT from the exons ATGAGGCGTTCCCTAGTTGTTGGGCTCTGTTTATGGTTCTCTCTGACATTGGTGATTGCAGATGCAAATGACTCTTCTTTGGAAGGTTTAATCTGGTCTTCTGCAAAAGAAGATTCCGCCGCCGCTGCTGCACCTGTCGTTCACGACGCCGATGGCTTTGATGGCGGCTTTTCTTCCCTCGATAGCATGTTACAGTGGGCTATAg GCCATTCTGATCCTGCAAAACTAAAGGATACTGCACAGGATGTGAAACAATTGTCTCCAAGTGAGATAAAGAAGCGTCAAGAAGAAATTAAG GACCTGATAGAGGAGTTGAAGCTGCCATCAGATGCAAAGCTGATGCAAATTGCGGTGGATGACTTGAAAAATTCCTCTCTATCATTGGAAGATCGCCATCGGGCATTACAGGAGCTTTTGGTACTTGTTGAGCCAATAGACAATGCAAATG ATTTGGACAAACTTGGCGGCCTTGCTGTACTTACTCGTGAGCTTAATCATGTTGATCCTGATGTTAGGAAAATTGCTGCATGGATTCTTGGAAAAGCAAGTCAGAATAATCCTATTGTTCAAAAGCAG GTATTGGAACTTGGGGCACTAGCAAAATTAGTGTCGATGGTAAAATCTGATTTTGTAGAAGAAGCCATCAAGGCATTGTATGCTATTTCATCGTTGGTTCAAAATAATTTATCTGGCCAGAAATTATTCTATGCCGAAGCTGGAGAAACTATGCTTCAG GATATTTTAAGCAACTCGAGCATGGATATCAGATTGCAGAAAAAAGCTGTTTTTCTTGCAAGTGATTTGACTGTGACACAATTAGAAAAACCAGATGAAGCTGAAAGGCCATTTTTTGGAGATCGCTTTTTCTTGAAGTCCGTGGTAAATCTCATCCATTCAACAGACATCGATCTCCAGGAGAAg GCCCTCATTGCTCTAAAGAACCTCCTGCTTCTGAGAACAACGAAAGCTCaagttttaaaagaattttgtgGGTTGGATGCTGCTTTGGAGAGGATGAGGATGAAGCTGAAGGTATTAATGGAAGAGGAAGATCACCGGGATTATGCAATGGATGTGGAAGATCTACGAAGCCAAGTGGAGCAAATTTTCCTTGAAAAGCTGGGAAAG GTTCCAACATGA
- the LOC103498902 gene encoding eukaryotic peptide chain release factor subunit 1-3-like, translated as MADAHETDKNIEIWKIKKLIKALEAARGNGTSMISLIMPPRDQISRVTKMLGDEFGTASNIKSRVNRQSVLGAITSAQQRLKLYNKVPPNGLVLYTGTIVTEDGKEKKVTIDFEPFRPINASLYLCDNKFHTEALNELLESDDKFGFIVMDGNGTLFGTLSGNTREVLHKFSVDLPKKHGRGGQSALRFARLRMEKRHNYVRKTAELATQFFINPATSQPNVAGLILAGSADFKTELSQSDMFDPRLQAKILNVVDVSYGGENGFNQAIELSSEILSNVKFIQEKRLIGKYFEEISQDTGKYVFGVDDTLKALEMGAVEILIVWENLDINRYVLKNASTAEIVIKHLNKEQEANQSNFRDSATSAELEVQEKMALLEWFANEYKKFGCTLEFVTNKSQEGSQFCRGFGGIGGILRYQLDIRSFDELSDGEEYDDSE; from the coding sequence ATGGCTGATGCTCATGAAACTGATAAGAACATTGAAATATGGAAAATTAAGAAGTTGATTAAAGCACTTGAAGCTGCAAGAGGTAATGGGACTAGCATGATCTCTCTCATCATGCCTCCGCGTGATCAAATTTCTCGTGTTACTAAGATGCTTGGTGATGAATTTGGAACTGCTTCGAATATTAAGAGCAGGGTGAATCGCCAATCTGTTTTGGGCGCTATCACATCTGCTCAGCAGAGACTCAAGCTGTATAACAAGGTTCCTCCAAATGGGCTTGTGTTGTATACTGGGACAATCGTGACTGaagatggaaaagaaaagaaagtcacTATTGATTTTGAGCCTTTCAGGCCTATAAATGCATCTCTTTATCTTTGTGACAACAAGTTTCACACGGAAGCACTGAATGAATTGCTAGAATCTGATGACAAGTTTGGCTTCATTGTCATGGATGGTAATGGGACACTCTTTGGCACATTGAGTGGTAACACACGTGAAGTCCTTCACAAATTTAGTGTCGACCTTCCTAAGAAACATGGAAGAGGAGGTCAGTCAGCACTTAGGTTTGCTCGTCTTCGGATGGAGAAGCGGCACAACTATGTGAGGAAAACAGCAGAGCTTGCAACCCAGTTCTTTATTAATCCTGCCACTAGTCAACCCAATGTTGCAGGATTGATACTGGCTGGATCAGCTGACTTCAAAACCGAGCTCAGTCAATCCGACATGTTTGATCCTCGTCTTCAGGCCAAAATACTTAATGTTGTCGATGTCTCTTATGGAGGGGAAAATGGATTCAATCAGGCCATTGAATTGTCATCCGAAATCTTATCTAATGTGAAATTTATACAGGAGAAGCGCTTGATTGGAAAATACTTTGAAGAGATTAGCCAGGACACAGGGAAATATGTTTTTGGTGTTGACGACACACTGAAAGCTCTGGAGATGGGTGCTGTTGAAATACTCATTGTTTGGGAAAATTTGGATATCAATAGGTACGTATTAAAAAATGCTTCCACCGCTGAGATTGTCATAAAGCACTTGAACAAGGAACAGGAAGCCAATCAAAGCAACTTCCGTGACTCCGCCACCTCTGCTGAGTTGGAGGTTCAAGAAAAAATGGCGTTGCTGGAATGGTTTGCGAACGAGTACAAGAAGTTTGGTTGCACACTGGAATTCGTTACCAACAAATCACAGGAAGGATCACAGTTCTGCAGAGGTTTTGGTGGTATTGGAGGAATTCTTCGTTACCAGCTTGACATAAGATCATTTGATGAACTATCTGATGGGGAAGAGTACGATGATTCTGAATAG
- the LOC103498903 gene encoding U2 small nuclear ribonucleoprotein A' produces the protein MVRLTVDLIWKSPHFFNAIKERELDLRGNKIAVIENLGATEDQFDAIDLSDNEIVKLENMPYLNRLGTLLINNNRITRINPNIGEFLPNLHTLVLTNNRLVNLVEIDPLASLSKLQFLSLLDNNITKKPNYRLYVIHKLKSVRVLDFKKVRNKERLEARNLFSSKEVEEEAKKESVKTFVSGEVEKASKPVEEKQTPNVSAPTPEQIIAIKAAIVNSQTLEEVARLEQALKSGQLPADLNLLEDNTAPNITKDKDDKTTSGSGDEEHVTNDESTPMEQE, from the exons atggtgaGACTGACGGTCGATTTAATCTGGAAAAGTCCTCATTTCTTCAATGCCATTAAAGAGCGAGAACTGGACCTTCGAG GTAACAAGATAGCGGTGATAGAAAACCTAGGTGCCACCGAG GATCAATTTGATGCCATTGATTTGTCTGATAATGAGATTGTAAAGCTGGAAAATATGCCCTATCTTAATCGATTGGGCACATTGCTGATCAATAATAATAGAATCACTCGTATCAATCCAAATATTGGAG AGTTCTTGCCAAATTTACATACACTAGTTCTTACAAACAACAGACTTGTGAACTTAGTAGAGATTGACCCGCTGGCATCCCTTTCGAAACTTCAGTTTCTTAGTTTGTTGGATAACAATATTACGAAGAAGCCAAATTATCGATTGTATGTCATTCACAAGTTGAAGTCGGTCCGCGTGCTTGATTTCAAGAAAGTCAGAAACAAG GAGAGATTGGAGGCTAGGAATTTATTTTCGTCTAAGGAAGTTGAAGAAGAAGCAAAGAAGGAATCTGTGAAGACATTCGTTTCAGGTGAGGTAGAGAAGGCATCCAAACCTGTGGAGGAGAAACAAACTCCAAACGTGTCTGCGCCAACACCGGAGCAAATTATAGCTATAAAG GCGGCCATTGTTAATTCCCAAACCCTTGAAGAGGTTGCAAGATTAGAACAG GCGCTTAAGTCAGGTCAGTTACCTGCAGATTTGAATCTTCTAGAAGATAATACCGCACCAAACATCACAAAAGATAAAGATGATAAGACAACGTCTGGTAGCGGAGATGAAGAACATGTAACGAATGATGAATCTACACCTATGGAGCAG GAATAA